In one window of Ruminococcus hominis DNA:
- the epsC gene encoding serine O-acetyltransferase EpsC produces the protein MISYIKEEINVVKDRDPAIKSNWEVLLYPSFKVMLSYRVAHKLYTKKHYFMARWVSQRAVRKTGIEIHPGATIGKGLFIDHGSGVIIGETAILGDNITLYQGVTLGGTGKEKGKRHPTLKDNVMVSAGAKVIGSFTIGENSKIGAGSVVLEEVPPNCTVVGVPGRIVRRDDKKVPREELDQVHLPDPVLNDIRELQIANFQLHEQLLAMEERLKKCVEQNCKN, from the coding sequence ATGATATCCTATATTAAAGAAGAAATTAATGTTGTAAAAGATCGTGATCCAGCAATCAAATCAAATTGGGAAGTCTTGCTGTATCCAAGCTTTAAAGTTATGCTGAGTTATCGAGTTGCACATAAGCTATATACGAAAAAACATTATTTTATGGCAAGATGGGTTTCACAGAGAGCTGTTCGAAAGACAGGTATCGAGATACACCCTGGTGCAACAATCGGAAAAGGACTCTTTATTGATCATGGAAGTGGTGTTATCATCGGTGAAACAGCAATTCTCGGAGATAATATTACTCTTTATCAAGGTGTTACTCTGGGAGGTACCGGGAAAGAAAAAGGAAAACGCCACCCAACCTTGAAAGATAATGTTATGGTAAGTGCAGGTGCTAAAGTAATCGGTTCTTTTACTATCGGAGAGAATTCTAAAATTGGTGCCGGTTCGGTCGTATTGGAGGAAGTTCCACCAAACTGTACAGTAGTCGGAGTCCCTGGCCGTATTGTCCGAAGAGATGATAAAAAAGTACCTCGTGAAGAATTGGATCAGGTACATCTTCCAGATCCGGTTCTTAATGATATCCGAGAATTGCAGATTGCCAATTTTCAACTGCACGAACAGCTTCTTGCAATGGAAGAACGCTTAAAAAAATGTGTAGAGCAAAACTGCAAAAATTAA
- a CDS encoding GNAT family N-acetyltransferase, translating into MKTRKLELNEHNLTRALWEEIFNEDSKKFLDYYYFMKAKDNEIYVIENDQEICSMLHLNPYALKLEDTQFQGSYIVGVATKPLHRKKGYMGTLLRQSLSDMYKRKEPFTFLMPAAESIYTPYDFRFVYDQNHTTLTDVKNIDGYKSVEATFFDCERVAAFYTENIEKNWQICTLRDSAYYQSLLLERQSELGGIRMVFEEDKLIGIFTYMMEDGLEIMEPLFLPGYESAMEQSVTQLKTEKNISGNVKIYASLIDTQEKKPAIMVRILHLEQLLKTLKVKPGKQLHCSFAILDYILPQNSKVWEIYNDLNSPDTPNVLHVRETEDSEGVLTIGALTSFVFGYKTLEEVAKEENVILTDHLAEELKKLKPLNRIYLNEVV; encoded by the coding sequence ATGAAAACAAGGAAGTTAGAACTAAATGAGCATAATCTGACAAGAGCTTTGTGGGAAGAGATTTTCAATGAAGATTCAAAGAAATTTTTGGATTATTATTACTTTATGAAAGCGAAGGACAATGAAATATATGTGATCGAAAATGACCAGGAAATTTGTTCCATGCTACATTTAAACCCCTATGCCTTAAAACTTGAAGATACACAATTCCAAGGAAGTTACATTGTTGGTGTTGCAACAAAACCGCTTCACCGAAAAAAAGGATATATGGGCACTCTATTACGCCAAAGCTTATCAGATATGTACAAACGCAAAGAGCCTTTTACATTTTTAATGCCTGCTGCAGAATCTATTTACACGCCATATGATTTTCGCTTTGTTTATGATCAGAATCATACAACACTGACAGATGTTAAGAATATAGATGGATACAAAAGCGTAGAGGCGACTTTTTTTGATTGTGAAAGGGTTGCTGCTTTCTACACCGAAAACATAGAGAAAAACTGGCAAATCTGTACATTGCGAGACAGCGCATATTATCAATCGCTTTTATTAGAACGCCAAAGTGAACTTGGCGGTATCCGAATGGTTTTTGAAGAAGATAAATTGATTGGTATATTTACTTATATGATGGAAGACGGATTGGAAATTATGGAGCCGCTTTTTCTTCCTGGATATGAAAGTGCAATGGAACAATCTGTCACCCAGTTAAAAACTGAGAAAAATATTTCCGGTAATGTAAAAATTTATGCTTCTTTGATTGATACTCAAGAAAAAAAGCCAGCCATTATGGTTCGAATTTTACACCTTGAACAACTTTTAAAGACATTAAAAGTAAAACCCGGCAAACAATTACATTGCTCTTTTGCCATTCTGGATTATATTCTCCCCCAAAATAGCAAGGTATGGGAAATATATAACGATTTAAATAGCCCTGATACACCGAATGTGCTCCACGTAAGAGAAACGGAAGATTCTGAGGGCGTTTTAACGATTGGTGCATTGACAAGTTTCGTATTTGGCTATAAAACACTCGAAGAAGTTGCGAAAGAAGAAAATGTAATACTTACAGACCATTTGGCGGAAGAACTAAAAAAACTAAAACCACTTAATCGAATCTATTTAAATGAAGTTGTTTAA
- the ispF gene encoding 2-C-methyl-D-erythritol 2,4-cyclodiphosphate synthase, which produces MRVGMGYDVHKLVENRDLILGGVTIPYEKGLLGHSDADVLLHAIMDALLGAAALGDIGKHFPDSDDKYKGISSIKLLEHVAKLLDENQYIIENIDATIIAQKPKMRPYIDQMRENIAEALNITIEQVNVKATTEEGLGFTGSGEGISSQAICALEKLTNYSSYDVTFDRACTNCQGCQKEQ; this is translated from the coding sequence ATGCGAGTAGGGATGGGCTATGATGTTCACAAATTAGTAGAAAACAGAGATTTGATATTAGGCGGAGTTACAATTCCTTATGAAAAAGGACTGCTTGGTCATTCTGATGCAGATGTCCTTTTACATGCAATTATGGATGCACTTCTTGGTGCTGCCGCACTTGGAGATATAGGAAAACATTTTCCGGATTCCGATGATAAATACAAAGGAATCTCCAGTATAAAATTATTAGAGCATGTCGCAAAATTATTAGATGAAAATCAATATATTATAGAAAATATTGATGCAACTATCATTGCACAGAAACCTAAGATGCGACCATATATTGACCAGATGCGTGAAAACATTGCCGAAGCATTAAATATAACGATAGAGCAGGTAAATGTTAAAGCAACGACAGAGGAGGGCCTTGGTTTTACCGGAAGCGGAGAGGGCATTTCTTCTCAGGCAATCTGCGCACTGGAGAAATTAACAAACTATAGTAGCTATGATGTAACTTTTGACAGAGCATGTACCAATTGTCAGGGATGTCAAAAGGAGCAGTAA
- a CDS encoding phosphoribosylformylglycinamidine synthase encodes MSNVKRVYVEKKADFAVQAKELRHEIKHYLGVPDVTGVRVLIRYDIENVSDETFEKACHGVFAEAPVDILYNETFPMKENETAFSVESLPGQFDQRADSAEQCLQFIKEDERPVVRTAITYVIEGDITDAELDAIKHHCINPVDSRETGFDKPETLVTVFDEPADVKIFDGFKEMPEEELKALYDSLGLAMTFKDFQHIQGYYANEEKRDPSMTEIRVLDTYWSDHCRHTTFSTELKSVSFDDGDLREPIENTYKQYLKDHSEIFAGREDKFVCLMDLALMAMRKLKKEGKLQDQEESDEINACSIVVPIKVDGVEEEWLINFKNETHNHPTEIEPFGGAATCLGGAIRDPLSGRTYVYQAMRVTGAADPTVSVKETLKGKLPQKKLVRGAAKGYSSYGNQIGLATGAVKEIYHPNYVAKRMEIGAVLGAAPRRAVIRETSDPGDIIILLGGRTGRDGCGGATGSSKVHTEQSIETCGAEVQKGNPPTERKIQRLFRREEVSKLIKKCNDFGAGGVSVAIGELADGLRVDLDKVPKKYAGLDGTEIAISESQERMAVVVDPKDVEEFMAYAKEENLEATEVAVVTESPRLVLTWRGKEIVNLSRAFLDTNGAHQETNVAVDIPSLEESVFQKQEVTDVKAKWLDVLKDLNVCSQKGLVEMFDGSIGAGSVFMPHGGKYQMTETQAMVAKVPVLNGTTDAVSMMSFGFDPYLSSWSPYHGAIYAVVESIAKIVAAGGDYKKIRFTFQEYFRRMTEDPKRWSQPFAALLGAYDAQLGFGLPSIGGKDSMSGTFQDIDVPPTLVSFAVDMATEKEIITPELKKAGNKLILVKTEHNKYDLPVYEQIMDQYGKFADDIHNGAIVSAYALDRHGIISAVSKMAFGNGLGVELNSELSAMDAFAPAFGDLVAEVAADKLDKLTVDYKIIGEVSENKLFKYGDAEITLAEAKAAWEEPLEKVFATKSATSSDEKIKERLFNTSDIHICSHKLAQPTVFIPVFPGTNCEYDSKKAFERAGAKVITKVFKNLDATGIRESVDEFEKAISQAQMIMFPGGFSAGDEPDGSAKFFATAFQNAKIKEAVEKLLNERDGLALGICNGFQALIKLGLVPYGQIVGQNEDSPTLTYNTIGRHISKMVYTKVVTNKSPWLQNAQLGGVYTNPASHGEGRFVANDEWIEKLFANGQVATQYCDPEGNISMDEEWNVNGSYYAIEGITSPDGRVLGKMAHSERRGDSVAINIYGEQDLKIFESGVKYFK; translated from the coding sequence ATGAGTAATGTAAAACGTGTATATGTTGAAAAAAAGGCTGATTTTGCAGTACAGGCAAAAGAGTTGCGTCATGAGATCAAACATTATCTTGGAGTACCTGATGTGACAGGTGTTCGTGTTCTGATCCGTTATGATATAGAGAATGTTTCTGATGAAACTTTTGAAAAAGCTTGTCATGGCGTATTCGCAGAAGCCCCTGTTGATATTTTATATAATGAAACATTTCCTATGAAAGAAAATGAAACTGCATTTTCTGTAGAATCTCTTCCAGGTCAGTTTGATCAGCGAGCTGATTCAGCAGAACAGTGTCTGCAATTCATTAAAGAAGATGAGCGTCCGGTTGTAAGAACTGCAATAACTTATGTTATTGAAGGAGATATAACAGACGCAGAATTAGATGCCATCAAGCATCACTGCATCAACCCTGTAGATTCTCGTGAAACTGGTTTCGACAAACCAGAAACACTTGTCACTGTCTTTGATGAGCCTGCTGATGTGAAAATTTTTGATGGTTTTAAAGAAATGCCAGAAGAGGAATTGAAGGCATTGTATGATTCACTTGGTTTAGCTATGACATTTAAAGATTTCCAGCATATTCAGGGATATTATGCAAATGAAGAAAAAAGAGATCCTTCCATGACAGAAATCCGTGTTCTGGATACATACTGGTCTGATCATTGTCGTCATACAACATTTTCTACAGAGTTAAAATCAGTAAGTTTTGATGATGGAGACCTCAGAGAACCTATCGAAAATACTTATAAACAATACTTAAAAGATCATAGTGAAATTTTTGCAGGTCGTGAAGATAAGTTTGTGTGTCTGATGGATCTTGCATTAATGGCAATGCGTAAACTCAAAAAAGAGGGTAAATTACAGGATCAGGAAGAATCAGATGAGATCAATGCATGTAGTATCGTTGTTCCAATAAAAGTAGATGGTGTAGAGGAAGAATGGCTGATCAACTTCAAAAACGAGACTCACAATCACCCTACAGAAATTGAACCATTTGGTGGTGCTGCAACTTGTCTTGGCGGTGCAATACGTGACCCACTTTCTGGCCGTACTTATGTATATCAGGCTATGCGTGTAACAGGTGCTGCTGATCCGACAGTGTCTGTCAAAGAGACATTAAAAGGTAAACTTCCACAGAAAAAACTCGTTCGTGGTGCTGCAAAAGGATATAGCTCATACGGAAATCAGATTGGTCTTGCAACAGGTGCCGTAAAAGAAATCTATCATCCAAATTATGTTGCAAAACGTATGGAGATTGGAGCTGTACTGGGAGCCGCTCCAAGACGTGCTGTTATTCGTGAAACATCTGACCCGGGTGATATCATCATCTTACTTGGTGGACGCACAGGCCGTGATGGATGTGGTGGTGCAACAGGATCTTCCAAGGTACATACAGAGCAGTCTATTGAAACATGTGGAGCAGAAGTCCAGAAAGGTAATCCACCAACAGAACGTAAAATCCAACGCTTATTCCGCCGAGAAGAAGTTAGTAAATTAATTAAAAAATGTAACGATTTTGGTGCCGGTGGTGTTTCTGTTGCAATCGGCGAATTGGCAGATGGTCTTAGAGTAGATTTAGATAAAGTTCCTAAAAAATATGCCGGCTTAGACGGAACAGAGATTGCGATTTCTGAATCGCAGGAGCGTATGGCCGTTGTTGTTGATCCAAAAGATGTTGAAGAATTCATGGCATATGCAAAAGAAGAAAACCTTGAGGCTACAGAAGTTGCTGTCGTAACAGAAAGTCCAAGACTTGTTCTTACATGGAGAGGAAAAGAAATCGTTAATCTTTCACGCGCATTTTTGGATACAAACGGTGCACATCAGGAAACAAATGTAGCAGTGGATATCCCATCGCTTGAAGAATCTGTTTTCCAGAAACAGGAAGTAACTGATGTAAAAGCAAAATGGCTTGACGTTTTAAAAGATTTAAATGTATGTTCGCAGAAAGGACTTGTCGAAATGTTTGACGGTTCTATCGGAGCAGGCTCTGTATTTATGCCACACGGTGGAAAATATCAGATGACAGAGACACAGGCTATGGTTGCTAAAGTTCCTGTTTTAAATGGAACAACAGATGCAGTATCTATGATGAGTTTTGGATTTGACCCATATCTTTCAAGCTGGAGTCCTTACCATGGAGCTATTTATGCTGTTGTAGAATCTATTGCAAAGATTGTAGCAGCCGGAGGGGATTACAAAAAGATTCGTTTTACATTCCAGGAATATTTCCGTCGTATGACAGAAGATCCTAAGAGATGGAGCCAGCCATTCGCTGCACTTCTCGGAGCATATGATGCACAGCTTGGATTTGGGCTTCCATCAATTGGCGGTAAAGATAGTATGTCAGGAACATTCCAGGATATTGATGTACCACCAACACTTGTATCATTCGCTGTAGATATGGCAACTGAAAAAGAGATTATCACACCTGAATTGAAAAAAGCAGGCAATAAATTAATTCTTGTCAAAACAGAACATAATAAATATGATTTACCAGTATATGAGCAGATTATGGATCAATATGGTAAATTTGCAGATGATATCCATAATGGAGCTATTGTATCCGCATATGCACTTGATCGTCACGGAATCATCTCTGCTGTAAGTAAAATGGCATTTGGTAATGGTCTTGGAGTAGAATTGAATTCAGAGCTCTCTGCCATGGATGCCTTTGCCCCTGCTTTTGGAGATCTTGTAGCAGAAGTAGCTGCTGACAAATTAGATAAATTAACTGTAGATTATAAAATAATCGGTGAGGTAAGCGAAAATAAACTGTTCAAATATGGTGATGCCGAAATTACTCTTGCAGAAGCCAAAGCAGCATGGGAAGAGCCATTAGAAAAAGTATTTGCCACAAAATCTGCTACAAGCAGTGATGAAAAGATTAAGGAACGCCTGTTCAATACATCTGATATTCATATTTGCAGCCATAAACTTGCACAGCCAACTGTGTTTATTCCTGTTTTCCCAGGAACAAACTGTGAATATGATAGCAAGAAAGCTTTTGAAAGAGCCGGTGCTAAGGTTATTACAAAAGTATTTAAAAACTTAGATGCAACTGGAATTCGTGAATCTGTAGATGAATTTGAGAAGGCTATTTCTCAGGCTCAGATGATTATGTTCCCAGGTGGATTCAGCGCAGGAGACGAGCCGGATGGTTCCGCAAAATTCTTTGCAACTGCATTCCAGAATGCAAAAATCAAAGAAGCTGTAGAAAAATTGCTTAACGAACGTGATGGACTCGCTCTTGGAATTTGTAATGGATTCCAGGCATTGATCAAACTTGGTCTTGTACCATATGGACAGATTGTCGGACAGAATGAAGATTCACCAACATTAACATATAACACAATCGGTCGCCACATTTCTAAAATGGTATACACAAAAGTTGTTACAAATAAATCACCATGGCTTCAGAATGCACAATTAGGCGGTGTATATACTAACCCGGCATCTCATGGTGAGGGTCGTTTTGTAGCAAATGATGAGTGGATTGAAAAACTTTTTGCAAACGGACAGGTAGCTACACAGTATTGTGATCCAGAAGGAAATATCAGTATGGATGAAGAATGGAATGTAAATGGCTCCTACTATGCGATTGAAGGAATTACAAGTCCAGATGGAAGAGTACTTGGTAAAATGGCTCATTCCGAACGTCGTGGAGATTCTGTTGCTATTAATATTTATGGAGAACAGGACCTCAAGATATTTGAATCCGGTGTAAAATATTTTAAATAA
- a CDS encoding LysR family transcriptional regulator, protein MDINYELYKVFYHVASTLNFSEASKQLFISQSAVSQSIKTLEKKLDQTLFIRSTKRVQLTPEGEILLRHIEPAMNLIRRGEAQLMDAASTGGQIRIGASDTICRYFLVPYLKKFHQDFPNAHLKVINQTSIKCVELLETGQVDLIVVNYPNKYLSNVSSIKKIQKFHDVFIANHSFDYLKEKKLSYQELSKYPILMLDKQSTTSEFLHRLFQQHHLDLVPEIELTSNDLLIDLARIGLGIAFIPDYCLSRQSEDLFVVETEESLPERELVIAYNEQVPLSNAAVEFLNYFN, encoded by the coding sequence ATGGATATTAATTACGAATTGTATAAAGTATTTTATCATGTCGCGTCTACATTAAATTTTTCAGAGGCTTCAAAACAATTATTCATTTCACAATCAGCCGTCAGTCAATCTATAAAAACACTGGAGAAGAAATTAGATCAGACATTATTTATTCGTAGTACTAAGCGTGTACAATTAACACCAGAGGGCGAGATACTTCTCAGACATATTGAACCTGCGATGAATCTAATCCGACGTGGTGAGGCACAGTTGATGGATGCAGCATCTACCGGAGGACAGATTCGAATTGGTGCAAGTGATACAATCTGCCGTTATTTTCTTGTTCCGTATTTAAAAAAATTCCACCAGGATTTTCCAAATGCACATTTGAAGGTAATCAATCAAACATCTATTAAATGTGTAGAACTATTAGAAACGGGGCAGGTTGATCTGATTGTTGTCAATTATCCAAATAAATATTTAAGTAATGTCTCATCGATTAAGAAGATTCAGAAGTTCCATGATGTGTTTATTGCGAATCATTCTTTTGATTATTTAAAAGAGAAGAAACTTTCATATCAGGAGTTGTCAAAATATCCTATTTTAATGTTGGATAAACAAAGTACAACAAGCGAATTTTTACATCGATTATTCCAGCAGCATCATTTGGATCTTGTTCCGGAAATTGAACTTACAAGTAATGATCTTTTAATAGATCTTGCAAGGATCGGCCTTGGAATTGCATTTATTCCGGATTATTGTCTGTCCAGACAATCAGAAGATTTATTTGTCGTAGAAACTGAAGAATCCCTGCCTGAGCGTGAGCTTGTTATCGCATATAATGAGCAGGTTCCATTATCCAATGCGGCAGTAGAGTTTTTAAATTACTTTAATTAG
- the pyk gene encoding pyruvate kinase, which translates to MKKTKVVCTMGPNTNNPEIMRGLVKNGMNVARFNFSHGDYEEHKGRMDLLKQIREEEHANVAILLDTKGPEIRTGVLKDGKKVHLETGMEFTLTTEDIVGDENRVSITYKGLAEDVDAGKVILIDDGLIGLEVIEKSGKDIRCKVINGGELGERKGVNVPNVPVRLPAITEKDKEDIKFGVSQDIDFIAASFVRNAECILEIRAYLKSLNAPYIPIIAKIENSEGIENIDEIIRAADGIMVARGDLGVEIPAEEVPYLQKMMINKCNDNFKTVITATQMLDSMIRNPRPTRAEVTDVANAVYDGTDAVMLSGETAAGKYPIEALQMMVHIIESTEKHLDYDLLLGQSGNHLKTGIAGAIGYSSVLAASNLNAKCIITPSVSGATTRVVSNLRPKQRILGVTPNERTMRRMAIYWGVEPLKSLEFDTTEDITTGAIELALVKKYVEPGDVVVLTAGIPSPNVEKGRNGVSNTMRIAVVGE; encoded by the coding sequence ATGAAGAAGACAAAAGTAGTATGCACAATGGGGCCTAATACAAACAATCCAGAGATTATGCGTGGATTGGTTAAAAATGGAATGAATGTGGCTCGTTTCAATTTTTCACATGGAGATTATGAAGAACATAAAGGTCGTATGGACTTATTAAAGCAGATTCGCGAAGAAGAACATGCAAATGTTGCAATTTTACTTGATACAAAAGGACCAGAAATCCGTACCGGCGTTCTCAAAGATGGAAAAAAAGTACATCTGGAAACTGGTATGGAATTTACTCTCACAACAGAAGATATCGTTGGTGATGAGAATCGTGTATCTATTACTTACAAAGGACTGGCCGAAGATGTTGATGCCGGCAAAGTTATTTTGATCGACGATGGTCTGATTGGATTAGAAGTTATTGAAAAATCCGGAAAAGATATTCGTTGTAAGGTTATTAATGGTGGTGAACTCGGCGAACGTAAAGGTGTGAACGTTCCTAACGTACCGGTAAGACTTCCTGCCATCACAGAAAAAGATAAAGAAGATATCAAATTTGGTGTCAGCCAGGATATTGATTTTATTGCAGCATCTTTCGTTCGTAATGCAGAATGTATTTTAGAGATTCGTGCTTATCTGAAATCACTCAATGCGCCATATATTCCAATCATTGCTAAGATTGAAAATTCAGAAGGTATCGAAAATATTGATGAGATCATACGTGCAGCAGATGGAATCATGGTTGCCCGTGGTGACCTTGGAGTAGAAATTCCAGCTGAAGAAGTTCCATATCTTCAGAAAATGATGATCAATAAATGTAACGATAACTTCAAAACAGTTATCACTGCAACACAGATGTTAGATTCTATGATCCGTAATCCACGTCCGACAAGAGCTGAGGTTACAGACGTTGCAAATGCTGTATATGATGGAACAGACGCAGTAATGCTTTCCGGCGAAACAGCAGCAGGAAAATATCCTATTGAAGCTTTACAGATGATGGTTCACATTATCGAGAGCACAGAAAAACACTTGGATTACGATCTGCTTCTTGGACAGTCTGGAAATCATTTGAAAACTGGTATTGCCGGTGCAATTGGATATTCTTCTGTACTTGCTGCATCAAATCTGAATGCAAAATGCATCATTACACCATCTGTTTCAGGTGCTACAACAAGAGTTGTTTCTAATCTTCGTCCAAAACAGAGAATTTTAGGTGTCACACCAAATGAGCGTACAATGCGTAGAATGGCTATTTACTGGGGCGTAGAACCATTGAAATCTTTAGAATTTGATACAACAGAAGATATTACTACAGGAGCAATTGAACTTGCACTTGTAAAGAAATATGTTGAGCCTGGAGATGTTGTTGTATTGACTGCAGGAATTCCTTCACCTAACGTTGAGAAGGGTAGAAACGGTGTAAGTAATACAATGAGAATTGCAGTTGTAGGCGAGTAA
- a CDS encoding rhomboid family intramembrane serine protease encodes MNWLDKLEKKFGRFAIPNLTMYLIGAYIIGFGIYYFLPGLFKWLTLEPYFILKGQVWRVISWVLVPPSGSLISIIFIVLLYYSLGTALERAWGTFRYNVYIFSGILFTVIGAFALYFIAGTGMIGYGGLFSTYYINMSIFLAFAVSYPDMELLLYFIIPIKMKWMAIVYAVFILYDFIAGNFISRVTIAASLLNFVVFFLSTKKGYSPKQQMRKKKYQKQSRPHMTYSNGARHRCAVCGRTELDDPNLEFRFCSKCNGNYEYCQDHLFTHEHVK; translated from the coding sequence TTGAATTGGTTAGATAAATTAGAAAAGAAATTCGGACGATTTGCAATTCCAAACTTGACGATGTATTTAATTGGAGCATACATTATCGGTTTTGGAATTTATTATTTTTTGCCTGGTTTGTTTAAATGGCTTACACTAGAGCCATACTTTATCTTGAAAGGACAAGTCTGGAGAGTGATATCCTGGGTACTTGTTCCACCAAGCGGAAGTTTGATTTCTATCATTTTTATTGTACTTTTATATTATTCTCTCGGTACTGCGCTGGAACGGGCATGGGGAACGTTTCGGTATAATGTATATATTTTTTCTGGGATTTTATTTACTGTAATTGGTGCATTTGCATTATACTTTATTGCAGGCACAGGCATGATAGGATATGGAGGGCTTTTCAGCACATACTATATTAACATGTCAATTTTTCTTGCATTTGCAGTAAGTTATCCGGATATGGAACTGTTACTTTATTTTATTATTCCTATTAAGATGAAATGGATGGCTATTGTATACGCTGTATTCATTCTATATGACTTTATTGCTGGAAATTTCATTTCAAGAGTAACAATTGCAGCATCATTATTAAATTTTGTTGTATTTTTCCTTTCTACTAAAAAAGGATATTCACCGAAACAGCAGATGCGAAAGAAAAAGTATCAAAAACAGTCACGCCCGCATATGACTTATTCAAATGGGGCAAGACATCGTTGCGCAGTATGTGGCAGAACAGAATTGGATGATCCGAATCTGGAATTCAGATTCTGTTCAAAATGTAATGGCAATTACGAATATTGCCAGGATCATTTGTTCACACACGAACATGTGAAATAA